A genomic region of Bombus fervidus isolate BK054 chromosome 17, iyBomFerv1, whole genome shotgun sequence contains the following coding sequences:
- the Nfat gene encoding nuclear factor of activated T cells 3 isoform X6 produces the protein MAPDLEKRRQELRRTNSCTLEQGNEHLQMLLQLRCTGNALIEPYRHGNNAVGRSSAVTGSVHRSTVTSSSRAHSASRRISHQQRQQQQSQSQQQQQPKISLGSLRNSDEHGSRTGSAQDSCDSSNDSGLGFEDRQQHLTNANAWNGAGEEDSKRRKMDIKLESEDANFSFPEVTHTTNPDSKTANRGSSNGIGGLATISGNRTGNGATGRVVEVSRSRPGLGVLAKRTQQGPVTLTSQLCTASTDGKVQLQIICQPEQQHRARYQTEGSRGAVKDRTGNGFPIVRLVGYDKPTTLQVFIGTDLGRVAPHMFYQACRVSGKNSTPCIERKIDGTIVIEVDMDPAKDMMVTCDCVGILKERNVDVEHRFPQEAGVFQGRSKKKSTRCRMVFRTRITHPDGSSETLQVCSQPIVCTQPPGIPEICKKSLTSCPCTGGLELFILGKNFLKDTRVVFQLDNDDLSSSLEPHWECAVLPDKEFLQQTHLVCVVPAYRRQDLAPSETVSVKLYAVSSGKTSEPHTFLYTAASTPPEPSVGKVESITSPLSTTNGDTTLATSPAAVSLTTGVTSNTLITQAAAGTANFLTTIQPQQPTSQTPEALKSDPSPPPVTASSQVTPVMMWAAQSSNCQNSPPDVMMPPPALVANPLLNRRSSSNLQLILPDNLKTEVLDENSENSMISENSMQSIPTPTANSSNGTSPLQQLVSENSREAPQANMIRSVPVAANGSPVQEAVNLLGVVDLMRNPHPLSLVSTHQNTFGGSPNGSLQGGGVVDLRMKHHQSEFGTLPNFTATSNGQLAAQSAHSVEKYLNHIESNVKEAEGQENGFVGTIQQRASIITTGRQPQQGQASNILASSPQGVKLDTLVNSGAESHQLVSPLRTVNPNSNTIMSHVSAVTDHETISSPQQNRSSPPNNVKTILEAFLPGQTVTPLPGNAATSVPSPASVVSEQTNGDSLLTTINAALLPSMQEPSVAATGTSNSNVSVPSHNPLQVTNESMSTAAEHIPQIPGLIQQDVVAIQQAHQVEQVVAQAQQQVEQVVAQAQQQAVQAVQQAQQQVVQHVVQHAQVVQQAVQQVQAVQQVQVPAVQQAVQQATQEVVQQAVQQATQEVVQQVQAVQQAVQQAQAAQAMQQAVQQDIGSMLNQPAGFVAEASSALASGAAQEPSQQRLTNYAEQAINNVITNATQDIINNRPITTTTAHAIIATKNILNSVATQSAQLMNSAMEGILPKSPSGQNNIVEQVANKTPNSQNVNPPIANAANSANSTTVRKQEDGMLPQELTSMSEHDLLSYINPSCFDPQNGFLM, from the exons GTAACAATGCAGTTGGTCGATCATCAGCGGTGACAGGATCGGTTCATAGAAGCACCGTCACGTCGAGTAGCCGCGCGCATTCCGCTTCAAGAAGGATCAGCCACCAGCAACGCCAGCAACAGCAATCACAAtcgcagcaacagcaacaacctAAGATATCCTTAGGATCTTTACGAAATTCGGATGAGCACGGATCGAGAACCGGCTCGGCACAGGACAGTTGCGATAGCTCCAACGATTCCGGCCTCGGCTTCGAGGACCGTCAACAACACCTTACGAACGCAAAC GCTTGGAACGGCGCCGGCGAGGAGGATTCAAAGAGGAGAAAGATGGACATTAAGCTGGAGTCCGAGGACGCGAACTTCTCCTTCCCGGAGGTTACACACACGACCAATCCTGACAGCAAGACGGCCAACAGAGGCTCGTCCAATGGAATAGGTGGATTAGCTACGATCTCAGGAAATAGGACAGGAAACGGAGCCACGGGGAGAGTGGTCGAAGTCTCGAGATCTCGTCCAGGCTTGGGTGTCCTTGCTAAGAGGACTCAGCAGGGTCCTGTCACCCTCACCTCTCAACTGT GTACTGCTTCTACGGATGGAAAAGTGCAATTGCAAATTATCTGTCAACCCGAGCAGCAGCACAGAGCTCGTTATCAGACAGAAGGTTCGAGAGGAGCAGTGAAGGATCGAACCGGAAATGGATTCCCAATTGTTCGTCTCGTTGGTTACGATAAACCAACTACCCTTCAAGTTTTCATCGGCACGGATCTTGGTCGTGTCGCTCCCCATATGTTTTACCAAGCTTGCCGTGTAAGCGGTAAAAATTCAACGCCGTGCATCGAACGGAAAATCGACGGTACCATCGTGATCGAGGTGGACATGGATCCAGCGAAAGACATGATGGTGACGTGCGACTGCGTCGGTATTTTGAAAGAACGGAACGTCGACGTGGAGCACAGATTCCCTCAGGAAGCCGGAGTGTTTCAAGGACGTAGCAAGAAGAAATCGACTCGTTGCCGCATGGTTTTTCGCACTAGAATCACTCATCCCGATGGTAGTTCGGAAACTTTGCAAGTTTGTTCTCAACCTATAGTCTGCA CTCAACCACCGGGAATACCGGAGATCTGTAAGAAATCACTCACATCGTGTCCATGTACCGGAGgattagaattatttatacttgGAAAGAATTTTCTGAAAGATACTCGCGTAGTATTTCAACTAGACAACGATGATCTATCGAGTAGTTTGGAGCCTCATTGGGAGTGCGCGGTTCTACCTGACAAGGAGTTTTTGCAACAAACGCACCTGGTTTGTGTGGTACCTGCATACAGGCGGCAAGATCTGGCACCCTCGGAAACGGTTAGCGTAAAATTGTACGCGGTATCGTCTGGAAAGACGAGCGAACCTCATACTTTCCTTTATACCGCTGCATCTACGCCACCCGAACCATCTGTGGGCAAAGTCGAGTCTATAACTTCGCCTCTATCCACTACTAACGGTGATACTACTCTAGCAACATCTCCTGCAGCAGTGTCTCTAACTACAGGTGTAACATCGAACA CTCTGATTACACAAGCAGCCGCAGGAACAGCGAATTTCTTAACGACTATACAGCCACAACAGCCAACATCTCAAACACCGGAAGCTCTTAAGAGCGATCCGAGTCCACCACCGGTGACGGCATCCTCTCAGGTAACACCCGTTATGATGTGGGCTGCACAAAGTTCAAATTGTCAAAATTCACCGCCTGACGTGATGATGCCGCCACCAGCTTTGGTAGCGAATCCGCTTTTAAATCGCAGATCATCTTCGAATCTTCAATTAATTCTGCCAGATAATTTGAAGACCGAGGTACTAGACGAGAATAGCGAAAACAGTATGATTAGCGAGAACAGTATGCAGAGCATACCGACGCCGACTGCGAACAGTTCGAATGGTACCAGCCCGTTGCAACAGCTCGTCAGCGAGAACTCGAGAGAAGCACCTCAGGCTAATATGATTAGGTCGGTTCCTGTAGCGGCGAACGGTTCACCTGTGCAAGAGGCGGTCAATCTCCTTGGCGTGGTAGATCTAATGCGAAATCCACATCCATTGTCGTTGGTGTCGACACACCAGAACACCTTCGGAG GCAGTCCTAATGGAAGTCTTCAGGGCGGCGGTGTTGTTGATCTTCGCATGAAGCATCATCAGTCGGAGTTCGGTACACTACCAAATTTTACTGCTACATCAAACGGACAGCTAGCTGCACAGAGTGCCCATAGCGTAGAAAAATATCTCAACCATATCGAATCGAACGTCAAAGAGGCTGAGGGTCAAGAAAATGGATTCGTAGGTACCATACAACAACGAGCTTCCATTATTACTACAGGACGCCAGCCTCAGCAAGGACAAGCTTCCAATATTTTAGCTTCTTCCCCTCAAGGCGTCAAGTTAGATACTCTCGTTAACTCTGGCGCTGAATCTCATCAATTGGTGTCCCCTCTGCGTACCGTGAATCCCAATAGTAATACCATAATGAGTCATGTTTCCGCAGTTACTGATCACGAAACGATCTCGAGCCCCCAACAAAATAGAAGTAGTCCACCAAATAACGTCAAGACGATTCTCGAAGCTTTTCTGCCGGGTCAAACCGTGACACCTTTGCCAGGGAATGCTGCAACGTCCGTTCCATCGCCCGCATCAGTGGTCTCGGAGCAGACTAATGGCGATAGTTTGCTCACTACTATCAACGCTGCTCTATTACCGTCGATGCAGGAGCCGTCTGTGGCTGCGACCGGTACGTCGAATTCTAACGTTAGTGTACCATCTCATAATCCGTTACAAGTTACGAACGAGAGTATGTCGACAGCGGCGGAGCACATTCCGCAGATTCCGGGTCTTATACAACAAGATGTTGTAGCGATTCAACAAGCGCATCAAGTGGAACAGGTTGTCGCACAAGCGCAACAACAAGTCGAGCAGGTTGTCGCCCAGGCACAGCAGCAAGCGGTCCAAGCTGTGCAACAGGCGCAGCAGCAAGTTGTTCAACATGTGGTGCAGCATGCGCAAGTTGTCCAGCAAGCTGTACAACAGGTGCAAGCGGTACAACAAGTTCAAGTACCGGCTGTTCAGCAAGCTGTCCAGCAAGCAACACAGGAAGTAGTTCAACAAGCGGTGCAGCAAGCTACGCAGGAAGTTGTACAACAAGTTCAAGCTGTTCAGCAAGCGGTTCAGCAAGCGCAAGCGGCTCAAGCGATGCAACAGGCGGTGCAACAAGATATCGGTTCCATGTTGAACCAGCCGGCAGGTTTCGTTGCTGAAGCTAGTTCTGCTCTAGCGAGTGGAGCGGCCCAGGAACCATCTCAACAAAGGCTAACTAATTATGCCGAGCAAGCgattaataatgtaattacTAACGCTACTCAAGATATTATTAACAATCGACCCATTACTACGACAACCGCGCACGCCATTATCGCAACGAAGAACATATTAAACAGTGTGGCCACTCAAAGCGCGCAATTAATGAACAGTGCTATGGAGGGTATTTTGCCTAAATCACCTTCCGGCCAGAATAATATCGTTGAACAAGTGGCGAATAAAACACCCAATAGTCAAAACGTAAACCCACCTATAGCAAATGCGGCCAATAGTGCAAACAGTACAACTGTTAGAAAGCAGGAAGATGGTATGTTGCCTCAAGAGCTTACCTCGATGTCAGAGCATGATCTGTTAAGCTACATAAATCCGAGCTGCTTCGATCCTCAAAACGGTTTTCTTATGTAG
- the Nfat gene encoding nuclear factor of activated T cells 3 isoform X8 — MGKTPKPQPAWNGAGEEDSKRRKMDIKLESEDANFSFPEVTHTTNPDSKTANRGSSNGIGGLATISGNRTGNGATGRVVEVSRSRPGLGVLAKRTQQGPVTLTSQLCTASTDGKVQLQIICQPEQQHRARYQTEGSRGAVKDRTGNGFPIVRLVGYDKPTTLQVFIGTDLGRVAPHMFYQACRVSGKNSTPCIERKIDGTIVIEVDMDPAKDMMVTCDCVGILKERNVDVEHRFPQEAGVFQGRSKKKSTRCRMVFRTRITHPDGSSETLQVCSQPIVCTQPPGIPEICKKSLTSCPCTGGLELFILGKNFLKDTRVVFQLDNDDLSSSLEPHWECAVLPDKEFLQQTHLVCVVPAYRRQDLAPSETVSVKLYAVSSGKTSEPHTFLYTAASTPPEPSVGKVESITSPLSTTNGDTTLATSPAAVSLTTGVTSNTLITQAAAGTANFLTTIQPQQPTSQTPEALKSDPSPPPVTASSQVTPVMMWAAQSSNCQNSPPDVMMPPPALVANPLLNRRSSSNLQLILPDNLKTEVLDENSENSMISENSMQSIPTPTANSSNGTSPLQQLVSENSREAPQANMIRSVPVAANGSPVQEAVNLLGVVDLMRNPHPLSLVSTHQNTFGGMHETSQVKVLSPHHINKETNPMLPAEGSPNGSLQGGGVVDLRMKHHQSEFGTLPNFTATSNGQLAAQSAHSVEKYLNHIESNVKEAEGQENGFVGTIQQRASIITTGRQPQQGQASNILASSPQGVKLDTLVNSGAESHQLVSPLRTVNPNSNTIMSHVSAVTDHETISSPQQNRSSPPNNVKTILEAFLPGQTVTPLPGNAATSVPSPASVVSEQTNGDSLLTTINAALLPSMQEPSVAATGTSNSNVSVPSHNPLQVTNESMSTAAEHIPQIPGLIQQDVVAIQQAHQVEQVVAQAQQQVEQVVAQAQQQAVQAVQQAQQQVVQHVVQHAQVVQQAVQQVQAVQQVQVPAVQQAVQQATQEVVQQAVQQATQEVVQQVQAVQQAVQQAQAAQAMQQAVQQDIGSMLNQPAGFVAEASSALASGAAQEPSQQRLTNYAEQAINNVITNATQDIINNRPITTTTAHAIIATKNILNSVATQSAQLMNSAMEGILPKSPSGQNNIVEQVANKTPNSQNVNPPIANAANSANSTTVRKQEDGMLPQELTSMSEHDLLSYINPSCFDPQNGFLM, encoded by the exons GCTTGGAACGGCGCCGGCGAGGAGGATTCAAAGAGGAGAAAGATGGACATTAAGCTGGAGTCCGAGGACGCGAACTTCTCCTTCCCGGAGGTTACACACACGACCAATCCTGACAGCAAGACGGCCAACAGAGGCTCGTCCAATGGAATAGGTGGATTAGCTACGATCTCAGGAAATAGGACAGGAAACGGAGCCACGGGGAGAGTGGTCGAAGTCTCGAGATCTCGTCCAGGCTTGGGTGTCCTTGCTAAGAGGACTCAGCAGGGTCCTGTCACCCTCACCTCTCAACTGT GTACTGCTTCTACGGATGGAAAAGTGCAATTGCAAATTATCTGTCAACCCGAGCAGCAGCACAGAGCTCGTTATCAGACAGAAGGTTCGAGAGGAGCAGTGAAGGATCGAACCGGAAATGGATTCCCAATTGTTCGTCTCGTTGGTTACGATAAACCAACTACCCTTCAAGTTTTCATCGGCACGGATCTTGGTCGTGTCGCTCCCCATATGTTTTACCAAGCTTGCCGTGTAAGCGGTAAAAATTCAACGCCGTGCATCGAACGGAAAATCGACGGTACCATCGTGATCGAGGTGGACATGGATCCAGCGAAAGACATGATGGTGACGTGCGACTGCGTCGGTATTTTGAAAGAACGGAACGTCGACGTGGAGCACAGATTCCCTCAGGAAGCCGGAGTGTTTCAAGGACGTAGCAAGAAGAAATCGACTCGTTGCCGCATGGTTTTTCGCACTAGAATCACTCATCCCGATGGTAGTTCGGAAACTTTGCAAGTTTGTTCTCAACCTATAGTCTGCA CTCAACCACCGGGAATACCGGAGATCTGTAAGAAATCACTCACATCGTGTCCATGTACCGGAGgattagaattatttatacttgGAAAGAATTTTCTGAAAGATACTCGCGTAGTATTTCAACTAGACAACGATGATCTATCGAGTAGTTTGGAGCCTCATTGGGAGTGCGCGGTTCTACCTGACAAGGAGTTTTTGCAACAAACGCACCTGGTTTGTGTGGTACCTGCATACAGGCGGCAAGATCTGGCACCCTCGGAAACGGTTAGCGTAAAATTGTACGCGGTATCGTCTGGAAAGACGAGCGAACCTCATACTTTCCTTTATACCGCTGCATCTACGCCACCCGAACCATCTGTGGGCAAAGTCGAGTCTATAACTTCGCCTCTATCCACTACTAACGGTGATACTACTCTAGCAACATCTCCTGCAGCAGTGTCTCTAACTACAGGTGTAACATCGAACA CTCTGATTACACAAGCAGCCGCAGGAACAGCGAATTTCTTAACGACTATACAGCCACAACAGCCAACATCTCAAACACCGGAAGCTCTTAAGAGCGATCCGAGTCCACCACCGGTGACGGCATCCTCTCAGGTAACACCCGTTATGATGTGGGCTGCACAAAGTTCAAATTGTCAAAATTCACCGCCTGACGTGATGATGCCGCCACCAGCTTTGGTAGCGAATCCGCTTTTAAATCGCAGATCATCTTCGAATCTTCAATTAATTCTGCCAGATAATTTGAAGACCGAGGTACTAGACGAGAATAGCGAAAACAGTATGATTAGCGAGAACAGTATGCAGAGCATACCGACGCCGACTGCGAACAGTTCGAATGGTACCAGCCCGTTGCAACAGCTCGTCAGCGAGAACTCGAGAGAAGCACCTCAGGCTAATATGATTAGGTCGGTTCCTGTAGCGGCGAACGGTTCACCTGTGCAAGAGGCGGTCAATCTCCTTGGCGTGGTAGATCTAATGCGAAATCCACATCCATTGTCGTTGGTGTCGACACACCAGAACACCTTCGGAGGTATGCACGAAACGTCTCAAGTCAAAGTTCTAAGTCCTCATCATATCAACAAAGAAACTAATCCGATGTTGCCGGCAGAAGGCAGTCCTAATGGAAGTCTTCAGGGCGGCGGTGTTGTTGATCTTCGCATGAAGCATCATCAGTCGGAGTTCGGTACACTACCAAATTTTACTGCTACATCAAACGGACAGCTAGCTGCACAGAGTGCCCATAGCGTAGAAAAATATCTCAACCATATCGAATCGAACGTCAAAGAGGCTGAGGGTCAAGAAAATGGATTCGTAGGTACCATACAACAACGAGCTTCCATTATTACTACAGGACGCCAGCCTCAGCAAGGACAAGCTTCCAATATTTTAGCTTCTTCCCCTCAAGGCGTCAAGTTAGATACTCTCGTTAACTCTGGCGCTGAATCTCATCAATTGGTGTCCCCTCTGCGTACCGTGAATCCCAATAGTAATACCATAATGAGTCATGTTTCCGCAGTTACTGATCACGAAACGATCTCGAGCCCCCAACAAAATAGAAGTAGTCCACCAAATAACGTCAAGACGATTCTCGAAGCTTTTCTGCCGGGTCAAACCGTGACACCTTTGCCAGGGAATGCTGCAACGTCCGTTCCATCGCCCGCATCAGTGGTCTCGGAGCAGACTAATGGCGATAGTTTGCTCACTACTATCAACGCTGCTCTATTACCGTCGATGCAGGAGCCGTCTGTGGCTGCGACCGGTACGTCGAATTCTAACGTTAGTGTACCATCTCATAATCCGTTACAAGTTACGAACGAGAGTATGTCGACAGCGGCGGAGCACATTCCGCAGATTCCGGGTCTTATACAACAAGATGTTGTAGCGATTCAACAAGCGCATCAAGTGGAACAGGTTGTCGCACAAGCGCAACAACAAGTCGAGCAGGTTGTCGCCCAGGCACAGCAGCAAGCGGTCCAAGCTGTGCAACAGGCGCAGCAGCAAGTTGTTCAACATGTGGTGCAGCATGCGCAAGTTGTCCAGCAAGCTGTACAACAGGTGCAAGCGGTACAACAAGTTCAAGTACCGGCTGTTCAGCAAGCTGTCCAGCAAGCAACACAGGAAGTAGTTCAACAAGCGGTGCAGCAAGCTACGCAGGAAGTTGTACAACAAGTTCAAGCTGTTCAGCAAGCGGTTCAGCAAGCGCAAGCGGCTCAAGCGATGCAACAGGCGGTGCAACAAGATATCGGTTCCATGTTGAACCAGCCGGCAGGTTTCGTTGCTGAAGCTAGTTCTGCTCTAGCGAGTGGAGCGGCCCAGGAACCATCTCAACAAAGGCTAACTAATTATGCCGAGCAAGCgattaataatgtaattacTAACGCTACTCAAGATATTATTAACAATCGACCCATTACTACGACAACCGCGCACGCCATTATCGCAACGAAGAACATATTAAACAGTGTGGCCACTCAAAGCGCGCAATTAATGAACAGTGCTATGGAGGGTATTTTGCCTAAATCACCTTCCGGCCAGAATAATATCGTTGAACAAGTGGCGAATAAAACACCCAATAGTCAAAACGTAAACCCACCTATAGCAAATGCGGCCAATAGTGCAAACAGTACAACTGTTAGAAAGCAGGAAGATGGTATGTTGCCTCAAGAGCTTACCTCGATGTCAGAGCATGATCTGTTAAGCTACATAAATCCGAGCTGCTTCGATCCTCAAAACGGTTTTCTTATGTAG